ACGGTCGGCTCGTGGGTGTCGGGGGCCGAGATCCCGACGTACTGGGTGTCGTTCCTGCTCGCGGGGACCGCGGCCTCGGGGGCGTACACCGCGAAGCTGGAGCGGGAGAAGGCCGCGCTCAAGCGCTGACCCGCCCGCCCCACCGAGCCGACCGACCAGAGCGTCCACCTAACCTCTCTCACTTCATTGACAGGTTATGTGGACGCATGATTGTCTCCTCTCGTCACCACTGAATGACACATGAGGGGTTAGGGACATGGCCGAGCAGCAGATCCACCACCGCACCGTGACCGTCCGAGGCCACGAGATCTTCTACCGGGAGGCCGGCCCGGCCGACGCGCCCGCCCTGCTCCTCCTGCACGGCTTCCCGACCAGTTCGTACATGTTCCGCGACCTGATCCCGCGGCTGGCCGGGTCCTTCCGGGTGATCGCCCCCGACCACCTCGGCTTCGGCCACTCGGCGGCCCCCTCGGCGCAGGAGTTCGACTACACCTTCGCCGAACTCGCCGCCCTGACGTCCGAGTTCACCGAGGAGATCGGCCTCGACCGGTTCGCGCTCTACATCCAGGACTACGGCGCCCCGATCGGCCTGCGCCTCGCCCTGGCCCACCCGGAGCGGATCACCGCCATCGTCACCCAGAACGGCAACGCGTACGAGGAGGGCCTCGGCGCCGAGGCCTGGGCGCCGGTGCTCGCGCTGATCGCGGACCGGAACCCGAAGACCGAGGCCCAGGTCCGCGCCATCCGCTCCCTGGACGGGATCCGCTGGCAGTACGAGACCGGCGTCCCCGCCGAGTACCGCTCCCTGCTGAACCCCGACGCCTGGCACCACGACGCCGCGCTGATGGCCCGCGAGGGCCAGGACGACATCCAGCTCGGCCTGATCGCGGACTACGGCGACAACTTCGCGCTCTACCCGGCCTTCCAGGAGTACTTCCGCACCAGCCGGGTCCCGCTGCTGGCGGTGTGGGGCGAGGGCGACGAGGTGTTCGTGCCGGCCGGCGCGGAGGCCTTCCGCCGCGACCTCCCCGACGCGGAGATCCACCTCCTCCCCACCGGCCACTTCGCCCTGGAGACCCACGCGCCGGCGATCGCCGAGCTGATCGGCGACTTCCTCACGCGGCGCGTGGGCGTCAGGCCGTAGCCCGCGGTCAGGCCGTGGCCTTCTCCAGCTGCTCGGCCACCCGCCGGACCCAGTCGGTGAACTCCTCGCGGTGGTGCGGATCGCCCCCGCACAGGGCCGCGACCTGCGCGTCCGTCATCCTGTCCGTGCCCTGCACGGTCAGCAGCCGGTGCAGCTCCGTCATCACGGACGTCATCCGCTGCGCGTCGAGATGGTCGATCGAGTCGACCCCGTGCCCGGCCTTGAGCGTCGTCGAACCAGGCATGTCGTACCTCCTCGTCGAGCCGCTCCCCCTCCCAGCAGCGTAAGCCCGCGGCATGAGAACCGCCCCCGTCCTCGGTTGGGGGACCTAGGAGGGGGGCGGTGATCGGGGGCCTCGGCGAGGCGGGAGCGTCAGCCCATGTGGGGGTAGCCGTACTCGGTCGGCGGGACCAGCGTCTCCTTGATGGCGCGGGTCAGCGTCCAGCGCATCAGGTTCTGCGGGGCGCCGGCCTT
This sequence is a window from Streptomyces sp. HUAS YS2. Protein-coding genes within it:
- a CDS encoding alpha/beta fold hydrolase, which gives rise to MAEQQIHHRTVTVRGHEIFYREAGPADAPALLLLHGFPTSSYMFRDLIPRLAGSFRVIAPDHLGFGHSAAPSAQEFDYTFAELAALTSEFTEEIGLDRFALYIQDYGAPIGLRLALAHPERITAIVTQNGNAYEEGLGAEAWAPVLALIADRNPKTEAQVRAIRSLDGIRWQYETGVPAEYRSLLNPDAWHHDAALMAREGQDDIQLGLIADYGDNFALYPAFQEYFRTSRVPLLAVWGEGDEVFVPAGAEAFRRDLPDAEIHLLPTGHFALETHAPAIAELIGDFLTRRVGVRP